The genomic stretch GTTGCTCGATCATGTGGCACTATTTGAATGCCGTACACCGGGACATCCCCGGGCACTCGTGTTGGGACCACGGGCGAGCGGCGGGATCGTCGGGGAAGGCGGGCCGCGTGGAACTACGCGACTACATCACCGTGCTACGTAAGGGATGGGTCCTCATCCTGGTCTTGGCACTCGTCGGAGTTGCCGCTGCCGCGGGCTTCTCCCTGCTCAAGAAGCCGGTGTACTCCGCTTCGGCGCAGGTCTTCGTCTCGACGGAGACCTCGGGCAGCGCGAGTGACTTGGCTCAGGGGAACACCTTCACCCAGCAGCGCGTCCTGACGTACTCGAACCTGGTGTCGACGCCGATCGTGCTGCTGCCGGTCATCTCGAAGCTCCAGCTCGACATGAACGCCGACCAGCTCGCGACGATGGTGTCCGCGACCGCGCCGACGAGCACGACCCTGATCTCGATCAGCGTGAACGACACGGACCCGGTGCAGGCGGCGAACATCGCGAACGCGACGTCGCAGAGCCTCACCAACGTCGTCGAGGACATCGAGGCCACCGACGCCGACGGCAAGAGCAGCGTCAAGCTCACCCGCGTGAAGCAGGCCGACGTGCCGAGCGTCCCGGTCAGCCCGAACGTGCCGGTCAACGTCGCACTCGGCCTGCTCGTCGGGCTCGCGCTCGGTGTCGGCATCGCCGTCCTCCGCGAGACGCTGGACAACCGCGTGCGTACCGAGCAGGACGTCGAGAAGATCAGCGACAAGCCGGTCGTCGGTGGCATCGCCTTCGACAGCAAGGCCTCGGAACGTCCGCTGATCGTGCAGGTCGACCCGCGCAGCCCGCGTGCCGAGTCGTTCCGCACGCTGCGCACCAACCTGCAGTTCCTGGACATCGGCACCGGCGCCCGAACCTTCGTGATGACGTCGTCCGTGCAGTCCGAGGGCAAGAGCACCACGGTCGCCAACCTGGCGATCGCGCTCGACAGTGCCGGCTTCCGCGTGATCCTCATCGACGCCGACCTGCGCCGTCCCCGCGTCGCCGAGTACATGGACGTCGAGACCAACGCCGGTCTGACCGACGTGCTCATCGGCCGTGCCGAGCTCGAGGACGTCGCCCAGCCCTGGGGCCGCGGCAACCTGGTCGTCCTGCCGGCCGGACAGATCCCGCCGAACCCGTCCGAGCTGCTCGGGTCCCGCGCCATGCAGGACCTCATCGAGCGGCTCGAGGGCGAGTTCGACTACGTCCTGTTCGACGCCCCGCCGCTGCTGCCCGTCACCGACGCGGCGATCCTGGCGAAGAAGGCCTCCGGCGCGATCGTCGCCGTGGCCTCGGGCAAGACGCACAAGGGCCAGTTCGCCGCTGCGGTCTCCGCGCTCGAGAGCGTGGGCGCGCCGATCGCCGGCTTCGTCATCACGATGATGCCGGTCCGCGGCCCGGGTGCCTACGGCTACGGCCGGTACGGCTACGGGTACGGCTACGGCATCGAGGACGAGGACACACCGAAGGTCAAGCCGCCCAAGCGCGGCGGGAAGAAGCTCGGCGCCCTGAGTCGCGCCGAGCGCTGAGACGAGGTCGGGGGACATGGACACTCGCCGGGGGACCCGAAACCTCGGTTCGTCGCTCACGCGGACGACCCTGGTCTGGGTCGCCATCGTGATCGTCGTGCTGGTCGTCATCGACATCGCACTCGTCACGCTCGCCCTGGGGCGCACCGCACCGAACTCCGGTGACCCGGCGGGCCCGATCCCGACCTTCTCCAGCTCTCCGCGCTCCAGCGAGAGCGCGTCCCCGACGCCGAACGCGTCGGCAGGTGCGGCAGACGCTGCGTCAGCCCGACGTCTGCTGTCCGCCATCGACGGCAAGGAGGCATGGCGAGCCTCCAGTACGTCGTGTTCCGTTGACAAGCCGGTGCTGGAGCACTCGGTGGACGGCGGGGCGACCTGGGTCGCGGTCGCCCTCGGCGACGACGTGCGCACCCTGACGGGGCTGCGTGCCACCACCAGCGGCGTCTCGATCCTGACAGGGGTCGGCGACGACTGCGCCATGACCGTCCGAACGAGCACGGACGACGGTGCCACGTGGTCAGCCGGTCAGCCGGGCGCCGCCGGTGCCGGGGTCAGCGACGCCGCCCTGCAGCTGCAAAGCGGCCGCTCCGACTCGCCGTGTGCCGACCCGGTCGACGTCTACCAGGGGCAGTACACGACGCTCGTCGCATGCGCGGACGCCATCGCTTGGCGGAGCGGGACCGGGTCGTGGGTGACGGCACCGATCGGCGGGATCCACTCCATCGCCGACGCCGGCAACACCTACACACTCGCGCGCACCGGCGGTGCGACGTGCGCCGGCGTCGAGATCGCGAGCCTGGCGGCCGTGAAGGTGACTGCCTCGTCGACGGTCAGCCCCGTCGGATGCTGGACGGGG from Curtobacterium sp. MCLR17_032 encodes the following:
- a CDS encoding polysaccharide biosynthesis tyrosine autokinase; translated protein: MELRDYITVLRKGWVLILVLALVGVAAAAGFSLLKKPVYSASAQVFVSTETSGSASDLAQGNTFTQQRVLTYSNLVSTPIVLLPVISKLQLDMNADQLATMVSATAPTSTTLISISVNDTDPVQAANIANATSQSLTNVVEDIEATDADGKSSVKLTRVKQADVPSVPVSPNVPVNVALGLLVGLALGVGIAVLRETLDNRVRTEQDVEKISDKPVVGGIAFDSKASERPLIVQVDPRSPRAESFRTLRTNLQFLDIGTGARTFVMTSSVQSEGKSTTVANLAIALDSAGFRVILIDADLRRPRVAEYMDVETNAGLTDVLIGRAELEDVAQPWGRGNLVVLPAGQIPPNPSELLGSRAMQDLIERLEGEFDYVLFDAPPLLPVTDAAILAKKASGAIVAVASGKTHKGQFAAAVSALESVGAPIAGFVITMMPVRGPGAYGYGRYGYGYGYGIEDEDTPKVKPPKRGGKKLGALSRAER